Proteins co-encoded in one Melanotaenia boesemani isolate fMelBoe1 chromosome 23, fMelBoe1.pri, whole genome shotgun sequence genomic window:
- the nudt5 gene encoding ADP-sugar pyrophosphatase translates to MSNPEEPKVTPHIVNEELMAAGKWVKLEKTTYVDPAGNTRTWESVKRTTRRANTEADGVGIVALLKRTLHKDCVVMVKQFRPPLGCFTLEFPAGLIDEGETAEVAALRELKEETGYKGEVVGVTPVTCLDPGLSNCTTQIVLVNINGDDVENINPTQQLGDGEFVEVILLPLDEFQTKVDDLLQKEKIVVDSKVYIFALGMTQAFFKPRELPVLKQ, encoded by the exons ATGAGTAATCCTGAGGAACCCAAAGTGACTCCACACATAGTGAATGAAGag CTCATGGCAGCTGGGAAATGGGTGAAGCTGGAGAAGACGACATATGTGGATCCGGCTGGAAACACCAG AACCTGGGAGTCTGTGAAACGGACAACAAGACGGGCCAACACAGAAGCAGACG GTGTGGGAATTGTTGCTCTGCTGAAGCGGACGCTCCACAAAGACTGCGTCGTGATGGTGAAGCAGTTCCGTCCTCCTTTGGGATGCTTCACTTTGGAGTTTCCTGCAG GACTGATCGATGAAGGGGAAACTGCAGAAGTGGCAGCACTGAGGGAGCTGAAAGAAGAAACAGGCTACAAAGGGGAGGTAGTAGGAGTCACGCCAG TGACCTGTCTGGACCCCGGCCTGTCTAACTGCACCACCCAGATCGTGCTGGTCAACATCAACGGAGACGACGTGGAGAACATTAACCCGACGCAGCAGCTTG GTGATGGAG AGTTTGTTGAAGTTATTCTTTTACCACTTGATGAATTCCAGACAAAAGTTGACG atctgctgcagaaagaaaaaattgtgGTGGACTCTAAAGTTTACATCTTTGCCTTGGGGATGACTCAGGCCTTCTTTAAGCCAAGAGAGCTGCCGGTCCTGAAGCAGTAA
- the cdc123 gene encoding cell division cycle protein 123 homolog, whose amino-acid sequence MKKEQVVNCQFSVWYPIFKKHTIKSLILPLPQNVIDYLLDDGTLVVSGSDHNTQPIHNNNSDSEVEEDVQWSDDETTTVTAPEFPEFTSKVLEAINALGGQVFPKLNWSAPRDANWIALNSSLQCCSLSDIFLLFKSSDFITHDLTQPFLQCSDQDSPDPVVSYELVLRKWSELIPGGEFRCFVKENKLIAISQRDYTQYYQHILKQEEQICQAIQEFFSLHIQYNFLDEDFVFDVYRDSQGRVWLIDLNPFGEVTDSLLFSWEELTSGGEIAQQQQESPAFRYTTSEVTVQPSPCLSYRIPRDFVDLSTGEDAYKLIDFLKLKKSQQEESEEEEEENAPQ is encoded by the exons ATGAAGAAGGAGCAAGTTGTCAACTGTCAGTTCTCTGTTTGGTATCCGATATTCAAGAAACACACGATTAAAAG TCTGATTCTTCCTTTGCCTCAAAATGTAATAGACTATTTACTGGACGATGGGACACTGGTAGTCTCTGGGAG TGACCATAACACACAACCGATTCACAATAACAACAGCGATTCAGAGGTAGAGGAAGATGTTCAG TGGTCAGATGATGAGACAACTACAGTCACT GCTCCTGAGTTCCCAGAATTCACCTCTAAAGTGCTGGAGGCCATAAACGCCCTGGGTGGACAAGTCTTCCCCAAACTTAACTGGAGTGCTCCACGG GATGCAAATTGGATTGCTCTAAACAGCTCCCTGCAGTGCTGCAGCCTCAGTGATATATTTCTGCTCTTCAAAAGCTCTGACTTCATCACCCACGACCTCACACAGCC ATTTCTTCAGTGCAGTGATCAAGACTCCCCAGATCCAGTCGTCAGTTATGAG CTGGTCCTGAGAAAGTGGAGCGAGCTGATTCCCGGTGGAGAGTTTCGCTGCTTTGTCAAAGAAAACAAGCTAATCG CTATCTCCCAGAGAGACTACACACAGTATTACCAACACATCctgaagcaggaggagcagaTCTGTCAGGCTATACAAGAGTTCTTCAGCCTGCACATCCAGTACAACTTCCTGGATGAAGATT TTGTGTTCGATGTCTACAGAGACAGTCAG GGCAGGGTGTGGCTCATTGACCTGAACCCCTTTGGAGAGGTGACGGATTCGCTGCTGTTCAGCTGGGAAGAGCTGACGTCAGGGGGAGAAATtgcccagcagcagcag GAGAGCCCAGCGTTCAGATACACAACCAGTGAGGTGACGGTGCAGCCCAGTCCCTGTCTGAGCTACAGAATTCCACGGGATTTTGTTGACCTCTCCACCGGGGAAGACGCCTACAAACTTATTGACTTCCTCAAACTG